The Thermococcus peptonophilus genomic sequence TACTCCCCATCCGGCTGATCGCCCTAACTTGGAGAACGGCCATTATGAGCATTATTACTGTGAGAGTTCCAATGATTGATAGGTAAATCCTCTGTCTAAACCTCAACAATAATCCCCCCTCAACAAGGAATTACTAATCAATTCATATTACTTTCCAATGATTTTTAAGAGATTTGTGTATGTACTTGTGTAGGTTTCAACGGCTGGGGAGGACCCACCAAAAGCTCAAAGTGGACTAACTAACTTTTTAAGGCAACCTTCAAACTTAGGCCGGTGAGAGAAGATGGTTGTGAAAGACTGTCCGGAGTGTCACGGAACGGGTAAGGTAAAAGTTGGCGAGAAGGAGTGCCCCGTGTGTGAGGGCTGGGGATACGTTCCGGCTGACTTTAAGATTGGAGATAAGCTCAAGGGTTACAGGAACCTGGATCACCTTGGAGTTGAGGATGAAGTTGATGAGATACCCTGTCCGGAGTGCCACGGGAAGGGTACTGTTCCAGTTTACGACACCTGCCCGACCTGCGGGGGAACTGGGAAGGTTCTAGCCTGTGACATCTGTGGAAAGATAAAAGAGCCATGGGAACCCGGTATGGAGACCACGTGGGTCTGTCCTGATTGCCTGAGGAAATACAAGGTCGTTTACATCCTCGACAAGACCTGCGACTATGAGGACGTTGAGGTTGGTAGCCTGTACAAGGGTACGATTGACAGGGTTGAGCGCTTCGGTGTCTTCGTCAAGCTCAATCCCCACGTTACCGGCCTCATCAAGAGGAAAGACCTCCTCGGTGGAAGGGAGTACAAGCCCGGCGACGAGATAGTCGTGCAGGTTCTTGACGTGAGGCCGGACAAGAGGGAAGTTGACCTAATTGAATCAGCGCTCAAGCACTACAAGACGGTCGTTGTTAGGAAGGAGCTTCCGGTCACTCCGATAGCAGAGCTGAACAAGGACATGGCCGGAAAGACCGTCAGGATACAGGGAAGGGTCACCCAGGTTCAGGTAACCGGCGGGCCGACAGTCTTCACGATAACCGACGGAACAGGAATAACCTGGGTAGCGGCCTTTGAGGCTCCCGGAGTCAGGGCTTACCCGAACATCAACGTCGGTGACATAGTCGAGGTCATCGGTAAGGTTGCCTTCCACTCGGGCGAGATACAGATCGAAGCCAGCGACATGGCGAGGCTCTGGGGCCCGGATGCAGCGAGGGTGAAGCAACAGATAGAGGCCGAGCTCGACAGGAGGGCACAACCGGAAGACGTTGGCTTTCTGGTAGAGAGCGAGGTTCTCGAAAAGCTCAAGCCGAGGATAATGAGGGCTGCCTTCATGATAAGGAGGGCCATTCTGGAAGGCAGGCCCATACTCCTGAGACATCACGCCGATGCCGATGGCTATACATCCGGCCTGGCCCTTGAGTACGCTATAGTCCCGCTCATCGAGAAGATATCACCAGACCCGCAGGCGAGGTGGAAGCTCTTCAAGAGGAGGCCGAGCAGGGCACCCTTCTACGAGCTGGAGGATGTGCTCAAGGACATCATATTCATGATCGAAGACCACGAGAAGTTCGGTGACCCGCTTCCGCTGGTTGTTATAGTTGACAACGGCGGAACGAGTGAGGACATTCCGGCATACAAGCGCATTCGCGCCTACGGCGTCCCGATAGTGGTCATAGACCACCACGACCCTCGCGAGTGGGTGAGCGAGGACAAAGCCAAGGTTGACGACTACGTTGACGTCCACGTCAACCCGCACCACGTCAAGCGCGGCTACTACGAGCTAACCGCGGGAATGCTAGCTACCGAGGTAGCGAGGTTCATCAACCCTGAAGTCGAGGACAAGATAAAACACCTTCCAGCAATAGCTGGAACGGGCGACAGGAGCAAGGCCCCAGAGTTCTACCAGTACCTCGAGATAGCGAAGAAGGCGAAGGGCCTCAACGAGGAAGACCTGGAGAAGATAGCCGAGGTCATCGACCACGAGGCCTACTTCTGGAAGTTCATGGACGGGCACGGAATAATAGACGAGATACTCCTCCTCACCGGCAACCTTCAGAGGCACCGCGAGCTGATCAATGCCATCTATCCGGAGGTCAAGGAGAAGCAGGAGAAGGCGCTGAGGGCTTCCCTGCCGCACGTTAAGAGCGTCGTCCTGCCGAACGGCATAAGGTTCAACACGATAGATGTGGAGCTGTTTGCACCGAAGTTCAGCTATCCGTCTCCAGGCAAGCTCTCCGGCCTCATCCACGACCACTTCAAGGAGAAGTACGGTGAGGACTCGCCGATACTGACCTTGGCATACGGCCCGGACTTCGCGGTTGTCAGGGCCAGCGACGGCATGGCAGCCTACGGCTTCGACCTCAACGAGATAATTCCAAGGCTCCAGGAGAAGCTTCCGTCAGCCGGAATCGAGGGCGGCGGTCACAGCTACGCTGGCTCGATAAAGTTCTTCGAGGGCATGAGGAAAGAAGTCCTCGAGGAGTTCGCCAAGGAAGTCGTGAAGCTGAAGAAGATTTCCTGATGCCCCTTTTCTTTCCCGGGTTTTGTTCCTGCAAACGTTTTTAACCTTCAGGACAACCCAGAGATGGTGACAGTTATGAGGGGAGACCTGATAAGGATTCTGAGCTCTGTTGAAGAGAAGGCAAACGAGCTGAAGCTGGAGGGTTTTGAGCCCGATGTAGTTCTCGTTGGCAAGGAAGCCTACGAGTTCATAAAGGAACAGGTAAACGAGGAGTTTGGTGGGGACGAAGAAGTTCTTGAGCTCTCCGGCCTCAGGGTGAGAATCCTTGAGGAGCTCGGGGGAGATGCGGTCGTCGTTGACACCAAGGCCCTTGGATACGCTCCAGCCGCGAGGCGCTTCAGGGTTGTTCAATAACTCCCCACGCCTTTCCGTCCACAACTTTGATTTTCAGGCCCGCGAGGGCTAAAACGCTGAGCGAAGCCGCCATGATGTCGGCGAGGCTTCCAGGATTCCTCAGGTCACCTTTTTCCCTGAGAAAGGCGTCGAACTCATCAACGCTGAGCCCTCCCTTGAGAACCTCCCGGGCTTTTTCCATCACGAGCTCCGCTTCTTCCTTACCGGCTTTCCTGACTATGAGGGTGTCTTCCCTGCTTGCCAGAAGTTCGAGGAAGGCCCTGACGGCAGCATCTTCAAGAGGGTACTCTTTTATGAGCTGGAATAGTCTCTCAGCGGTCGAGTACGTGAGCTCGTAGCCGGTGAGCCACTCACAGAAGACAAGCTCCCTCTCACAGCTTATCTCAGCGAGCTTCCACAGGTTTATTCCGTCCCTGAAGAGCTCCTCAAATGAGTCGTCAGAATAGACATCGTACTTGACCTCACCGGGTATTCCCTTCGGGTTGGCCGTCCTGATTGCCCGGTAAAGCTCCATTGTGTCTCTAACCGTTGAGGACCGGATGAGATCGCGGGCCTTTTCTCCAGCCTCCAGGGGGTTCTTCGAAAGGGAAGCGCCCATGGCCAGAGGTATTCCCAGTACGAGAACTCCAAAGTTAGGGTTGGCGTCCTGGACTTCCTTCGACGCTATCACCGCCCGTTTTATCAGACTCCCAATACCAGCCTCAGACGGGAAGAGCTCGCCCCTCCTGACCAGCTCCGCAGTCCTCACGGCCTCATGGTAAACACTCACAACAGCGGTGTTGGCAAATATGAAGTTGTAGAGGGTAAGGTCGCTGAAGTCGCGGTAGCGGTTCACGTTGCCGGGCTTTGGAAGGGCCGCCTCCAGCAGGGGGCCAAGCAGAAACGCCCTCACTATCTTCCAGCGCTCCATTCACACCACCAGGTACAGGATTAGATAGATTATGTAGAGCACTAAGACGGCTTTCCTGAGGGTCCTTCTGGTAAGCATGTACAGGCCGAGGGCCAGCAGGGTCACTCCCCAGAAGGCGTTCTTTATGTAGGACGCGTAAGCCCTCAGCGGCTCGAGTACTGCCGGCTGAAACTCCTTCAGAAGGAGCAGAAGCCCAAGGAAAATGAAGATGTATCCAAGCGTCCTCATATCACTCACCCTCCTTAAGGAGCACTACGCCGATTACCAGCAGGACAACTGCAAGGAGTGTCTTGAAGCCTACCACAGGGAGCACTCTAAAGGCGGAATCCACCAGAAGGATAGCTCCAAGCAGTATCAGGACAAGGGCAACTATTCTGGACGTGCTGTCCTCGTGAACCACTGCATCCAAGCTCTCCCCAGCTTCCTTTATGACGTCTTCGAGCTTCTTGCCGAGGTCAGTGCCCTCTTCCTCAGAGCTCTCTTCGGGCATCACCAGAGCCGCAAGCAGGTAAGCCAGCGTCATAACGCCTGGATTAACCGCGAAGAGAACGACGAAGATAAGCCTGACAATAGTCGGGTCCACTTCTAGGTACTCGGCTATCCCCCCGAGGACTCCAAGGAAAATCCTATTCTTTTTTGATCTCACGAGCTTCTTCTTCATACTCTCACCAATGATAAAAAGGAGCGAAGCTTAAAAATCATTGCCCAACCACAACGTCGGATATCCTCACGAGAACCGGCCTCCTTTTTGCGAAGCTGGTGATCGTGAATAATCACAACCGCGACCGGACTCGAAGACAACTGCAAGGATGACACCTACAATAAAAGGGAGAACTCCACCACGTCTGAGCATGCTTTCACCCATTCAATATAGCCAATACATCGTATAAAGCTTACGCTTTTGAAAAGTTATAAAGGCACCAACTGTTGCCCTCAGTCAGCCCCAAGTTGAATAACACAGAACAAAAAAGAGGAGAGGTAATCACTTCAAAAGCCTGATGAACTCCCTCATCCAGGCGTACAGGTCCCCTGGATGCCTTGAGCTGACCCAGTTTCCGTCAACGACGACCTCTGCATCAATCCACTCGGCGCCAGCGTTCTTCACGTCGTCCCTGATGGTTACCGTGCTCGTGCCCTTCCTCCCCTCCAACACGCCGGCGGAAATGAGTATCTGCGGCCCGTGGCAGATGCTTGCAACTGGCTTTCCGTCCTCGAACATCTTCTTCGTTATTGCGACGGCCTTCTCGTTCAGCCTGACGATCTCCGGTGCCCTTCCTCCCGGGAGAACCAGCGCGTCGAACTCGTCTGGATCAACCTCGTCAAAGGCAAGGTCAACGTTGACCGTGTAGCCATGCTTGCCCGTTATCTTGCCCCTCCGGAAGCTGGCGACGTAGACTTCATGGCCCTCTTCCTTGATCCTGTGGAGGGGATATATCAGCTCAAGGTCTTCAAAACCGTCAGCACTCAGAATCAAGACCTTCATCTCAATCACCTCCATAACATTCAGATAAAGATTGAAACTCGACATTTATAACCCTTGCTGGACAGAAATGGTGAACACGCAAAATACCGTAAAAAGAAAGTTCAGAGCGGCAGTTCGGTGGTCTCCTTGTGAACCTTGAGGACGACCATCGTGTGCGTTGCTTCAACACCTTCAATGCTACCCATCTTGTCCAGGAACTCGTTGAGCTCTGAGCTACTCCTAGTCCTGATTTTCACTATCATGTCGTAGTCACCGGTGGTCTCATAGACCTCACATATCTCGGGATACTTCTTAAGCTGGTCAGCGACGTGGCCGTACATCCCAGCTTTGGCCTTTATGAGAATGAACGCGAGTATGTTGAAACCGAGAGCATTTGGATCCAGAATGACCGTGAACTTCTTTATTATTCCCTTCTCCTTGAGCTTCTTTATGCGCTCATATATTGTGGACTCGGCAAGTCCCACTTCCTTTGATATTTCTCGAAGGGGAGTTCTGCTGTTCTTCTGGAGAATCATGAGGATTTTCTTATCAACTTCGTCAAGACCTCCTCTAGCCATAAACATCACCACCATGGAAAATTTTCGGAAGAGCTTATAAATCTGCCGACTATAGGATACCATACGTTTATAAAAACCCGTTCGTCTTTGCGGACGGGGGTGACAGGGAATGCCAACGAACGTAACAGCGGAATACCTTGCCGCGGAAGAGGAGTACAGGAACGCCAAGACCATTCCAGAGAAGATCCGCGCCCTGGAAAAGATGTACGCCACAGTCCCGAAGCACAAGGGTACGGAAAAGCTTAGACTCCAGATCAAGAGGAAACTCGCAGAGCTCAGGAAGGAACTTGAAAAACAGAGGCAGATGCGCAAGGGCGGTGGCGGCCCCTCAATGGCCGTAAGGAAGGAAGGTGCGGCACAGATAGTCCTGGCCGGTCTTCCAAACGTCGGTAAAAGCTCCCTGATGAGGGCGCTGACGAACGTGGATGCCGACGTTGCCGACTACGCCTTCACGACAGTGGAGCCGATTCCGGGAATGATGCACCACAAGGACGTTCAGATACAGCTGGTCGAAGTCCCTGGACTGGTGGAGGGTGCAGCACTCGGAAAGGGAATGGGCCCCCAGCTGTTGAGCGTTATCAGGAATGCCGATGCGATAGCCATCGTTGTTGACCTTTCCCAAGACCCAGTTAAACAGATGGAGATTCTCCTGAGGGAGTTCGAGAGGGCAGGCATCAAGGTGAACAAGAAGAAGCCAAAGGTGGAGATAAAGAGGACGGCCAGCGGCGGTATCGTCATCAACGGCCAGGAGAACATAAAGGGCGACATCCAGGAAGTCATGAAGATGCTCAGGGAGGAGAGGATACACTCGGCGGAGATAACCGTTAAGGAACCTGTGACCCTCGAAGAATTTGCTGACGCGCTCGATGAGAGTCTCGTCTGGAGAAGGGCAATCATCATAGCGAACAAGGGCGATGCTCCGGGGAGCAAGGAGAACTACGAAAAGCTCGTCAAGGCCTACGGCGACCGCTTCAAAATAGTGCCGGTCTCAGCGAGGAGAAAGATCAACCTCGACAATCTCAAGGACGAGCTTTACGAGCTGGCTGGGATTATCAGAGTTTTTACCAAGAGTCCCGGAGAAGAGCCCGCTTATCCGCCAGTGGCGCTCAAGAAGGGCTCAACTGTCATGGATCTGGCTGAGAGGATTCACAAGGACTTCGCCAAGAACTTCCGCTACGCGAGGGTCTGGGGCAAGAGCGTCAAGTTCCCCGGTCAGCGCGTTGGGGCCGACCATGTGCTCGAGGACGGGGACATAGTGGAGATACACGCGAGGTAGTGTTGGCTATTATTTTGGATCTTCTCTCCCAAATTCCTTCTAGAAGGCGATTCTAAAAGGAACCAAGAACTTAAGCAAACCCAATGGGGCTGTCGTCCCGTGCGTTGGAGCTCCGCTTTAACGTCATTCAGGAAGCTTTTAGAAAAAGATTTCACCAAAAGGTTGAATGTCTTCGTGAGATTTGCTGAGAATTAAGGATTCTTCTAGTTCACGAGCGGAGTAATGTGGGTTTTCTTCTTTTTAACGCTCTTCGAGCGTTATATTGCGAGCAAACCTCTTGAAAATTGCTAATTAGTAATGAGAATTACTGAAAAGCAGGGCACTCAAAAGGACATTCCCTCTTTGATGAAACTTTTGCCCTTCAAGCTTTTTGGAAAAGCTTGACCAAAAGTGTCTCCTTCTTCTCGAACTTTCCTTATTGATGAGTGTATGCTCTACCAGAAAGCAAGTTCACGCGGGTTTACTCCCAAAATCTCTCGTTAATAATGATTTCAAACTTTCTTTTAGCGCTCTTCGAGCGCTATACTGTGAGAAAATCCTGTAAATCTAGCAACTCGATAAGTAAACCCACTTAAAAATAGCTTGTTAGAATCGCATACTAGCTTTCCACCAGCGCTTTCGCAAGAAAGGACTGTTATGGTGGGCCCGCGGGGATTCGAACCCCGGACCTCCGCCGTGTGAGGGCGGCGTCATAACCAGTCTAGACCACGGGCCCGCCCGAAGTAGTGAAAGGGTGGGAAAATATAAAGCTTTCGCTAAACTTCCTCAAGAATCTCTTCCGGTGCTCCAGCGAACTCTACCAGGTATTCTGCCTCAACTATGTGGAGCCTGCCCGGGACGATGAGGACGTGGGGCTGTCTTCCGAAGTCCTCCTTTATAAGCTCCCTGACGTAGCCAGCCCTCAGAGTTGGCTCAAGCGAGCCGGCCCTCGCTAAGACGACGACAAGGGTCTCAGGGGTGAACACTCCTTCACCTTTCATTTCCTCGACCTTGAGAAGTATCTCCATCGCTTCATTGGCCGTCATGTAGCGGTTCTGATCCGCTTTTATGTCGAGGAACAGGAGCGTGTGGAGGCCCCTCTCTTTGTTCTCCTTTATCACGTCGTAGTGGCTCGTCGGGAACCAGTTTTTCTCGGGATATGCGACGGTAGCGCTCTTCCCAAACTTGTATATCTGCAGGCCGGTGATCGCCACTGCGGAGTAGATGCTTGGAGCGTGGATGATGTAGCTCTCAACACCCGCTTTCTTGGCCCTTATCCTGAGGTCCGAGTGTGTTGTTGCCACCATAGGGTCTCCAGCGGTCAAAAACGCAACGTCCTTCTCCTTAGCCTCAGGGAGGACTATCCTCTCGAAGTTCAGCTCAACATCCTCCCTGGTAAGCCGAATTATTGGCTTACCGATGAGCTCCTCAATTTTCTCAAGGGTGGTACCCGCTAAAAGGGAGGTGTAGAACTCCGCGAAGACCTTGTCACATTTTCTCGCGGTTTCCAGCCCCTTGAGCGTAATGTCCTTTTCATCGTAAAGGCCCAGCCCAATGAAGTACAGCGCCATTTCCATCACCATCTCAAAGGTGCTCCTAAAACTTTTAAGTTTTGGGAAAACTACTTAAAGGTTTTTGGCAAACCTAAAACCAGGTGGTTAACGTGGAAGTAACGAAGAGAGAGGAAGAGTATCTCGAGACAATGTACATTCTCCACAAGAACAAAGGCGTTATCCGCGTCAAGGACATAGCAAAAGCCCTGAACGTCAAGCCTCCTAGCGTCGTTGATGCCCTTAAAAAGCTGGCCGAAAAGGGCCTCATTGAATATGAAAAGTACGACAGAATACTTCTGACCGAAAAGGGAAAGGAAATCGCTGAAAAAACGTACTCCAAGCACATCTTCCTCACGAAGTTCTTTACGGACATACTCGGGATACCCCCGGAGATTGCCGAGCAGGACGCGTGCCAGTTTGAGCACTACGTAAGCGAGATAACCGTTAGAAGAATGCGCGAGTTCGCCGAGTTCATCCAGGAGCAGTGTCCCTACGTCCTGAAGCAGTTCCTGAAGGAGAAGCTCGAAGAAGCCGAGCCGGAAGAAGGGTCTTAGTTGTCCAACTGGTTTTTTGACTTTGCCCATCCACTATTCTTTTAACCCCTTTATGTCAATCACCGTACGCGATGATGAGTGAATCCAATGCTGAGGGGATGATGAGCCCCGAACCTGAGCAAGAGGTGATTGAACTGGAGAAGCTGTCCCAAAAGATAGACGGCATCAGCAGGCAACTTCAGGCCATTAAAGAGGCTGATGAAAAGAAAAACGAGCCGGACACCCTCGGGTGGGACGACATCACTCAGGAAATCATAGGGGCTGTGACCTTTGCACTCCCATTCCTTTTCACAGGTGAGCTCTGGGACGTTGCCAAGGCGATTTCCCCTGAAAGAGCCATTGTGATATTTCTGCTTACCCTGGGCATCGCGTATCTGTTCCTCGTGAAGTCTCGGCTCGGGAATATGAAGAGGGAGGAGCTGTTCCACCTGCCAAAGAGGCTTATAAGCGTGTCCGTTATCTCGTACACTATTTCGGCGCTTCTCATCTACCTTTACGATATAAACGGCGTCGCCCACTTCACACCCGTCCAGTACCTGAACGCGACGGTCATAGTGAGCGCGTTCG encodes the following:
- a CDS encoding OBG GTPase family GTP-binding protein, which codes for MPTNVTAEYLAAEEEYRNAKTIPEKIRALEKMYATVPKHKGTEKLRLQIKRKLAELRKELEKQRQMRKGGGGPSMAVRKEGAAQIVLAGLPNVGKSSLMRALTNVDADVADYAFTTVEPIPGMMHHKDVQIQLVEVPGLVEGAALGKGMGPQLLSVIRNADAIAIVVDLSQDPVKQMEILLREFERAGIKVNKKKPKVEIKRTASGGIVINGQENIKGDIQEVMKMLREERIHSAEITVKEPVTLEEFADALDESLVWRRAIIIANKGDAPGSKENYEKLVKAYGDRFKIVPVSARRKINLDNLKDELYELAGIIRVFTKSPGEEPAYPPVALKKGSTVMDLAERIHKDFAKNFRYARVWGKSVKFPGQRVGADHVLEDGDIVEIHAR
- a CDS encoding Lrp/AsnC family transcriptional regulator, whose product is MARGGLDEVDKKILMILQKNSRTPLREISKEVGLAESTIYERIKKLKEKGIIKKFTVILDPNALGFNILAFILIKAKAGMYGHVADQLKKYPEICEVYETTGDYDMIVKIRTRSSSELNEFLDKMGSIEGVEATHTMVVLKVHKETTELPL
- the dph5 gene encoding diphthine synthase; protein product: MALYFIGLGLYDEKDITLKGLETARKCDKVFAEFYTSLLAGTTLEKIEELIGKPIIRLTREDVELNFERIVLPEAKEKDVAFLTAGDPMVATTHSDLRIRAKKAGVESYIIHAPSIYSAVAITGLQIYKFGKSATVAYPEKNWFPTSHYDVIKENKERGLHTLLFLDIKADQNRYMTANEAMEILLKVEEMKGEGVFTPETLVVVLARAGSLEPTLRAGYVRELIKEDFGRQPHVLIVPGRLHIVEAEYLVEFAGAPEEILEEV
- a CDS encoding triphosphoribosyl-dephospho-CoA synthase, giving the protein MERWKIVRAFLLGPLLEAALPKPGNVNRYRDFSDLTLYNFIFANTAVVSVYHEAVRTAELVRRGELFPSEAGIGSLIKRAVIASKEVQDANPNFGVLVLGIPLAMGASLSKNPLEAGEKARDLIRSSTVRDTMELYRAIRTANPKGIPGEVKYDVYSDDSFEELFRDGINLWKLAEISCERELVFCEWLTGYELTYSTAERLFQLIKEYPLEDAAVRAFLELLASREDTLIVRKAGKEEAELVMEKAREVLKGGLSVDEFDAFLREKGDLRNPGSLADIMAASLSVLALAGLKIKVVDGKAWGVIEQP
- the pfpI gene encoding deglycase PfpI, which codes for MKVLILSADGFEDLELIYPLHRIKEEGHEVYVASFRRGKITGKHGYTVNVDLAFDEVDPDEFDALVLPGGRAPEIVRLNEKAVAITKKMFEDGKPVASICHGPQILISAGVLEGRKGTSTVTIRDDVKNAGAEWIDAEVVVDGNWVSSRHPGDLYAWMREFIRLLK
- a CDS encoding DHH family phosphoesterase, translating into MVVKDCPECHGTGKVKVGEKECPVCEGWGYVPADFKIGDKLKGYRNLDHLGVEDEVDEIPCPECHGKGTVPVYDTCPTCGGTGKVLACDICGKIKEPWEPGMETTWVCPDCLRKYKVVYILDKTCDYEDVEVGSLYKGTIDRVERFGVFVKLNPHVTGLIKRKDLLGGREYKPGDEIVVQVLDVRPDKREVDLIESALKHYKTVVVRKELPVTPIAELNKDMAGKTVRIQGRVTQVQVTGGPTVFTITDGTGITWVAAFEAPGVRAYPNINVGDIVEVIGKVAFHSGEIQIEASDMARLWGPDAARVKQQIEAELDRRAQPEDVGFLVESEVLEKLKPRIMRAAFMIRRAILEGRPILLRHHADADGYTSGLALEYAIVPLIEKISPDPQARWKLFKRRPSRAPFYELEDVLKDIIFMIEDHEKFGDPLPLVVIVDNGGTSEDIPAYKRIRAYGVPIVVIDHHDPREWVSEDKAKVDDYVDVHVNPHHVKRGYYELTAGMLATEVARFINPEVEDKIKHLPAIAGTGDRSKAPEFYQYLEIAKKAKGLNEEDLEKIAEVIDHEAYFWKFMDGHGIIDEILLLTGNLQRHRELINAIYPEVKEKQEKALRASLPHVKSVVLPNGIRFNTIDVELFAPKFSYPSPGKLSGLIHDHFKEKYGEDSPILTLAYGPDFAVVRASDGMAAYGFDLNEIIPRLQEKLPSAGIEGGGHSYAGSIKFFEGMRKEVLEEFAKEVVKLKKIS
- a CDS encoding metal-dependent transcriptional regulator, producing MEVTKREEEYLETMYILHKNKGVIRVKDIAKALNVKPPSVVDALKKLAEKGLIEYEKYDRILLTEKGKEIAEKTYSKHIFLTKFFTDILGIPPEIAEQDACQFEHYVSEITVRRMREFAEFIQEQCPYVLKQFLKEKLEEAEPEEGS
- a CDS encoding PspC domain-containing protein, whose translation is MKKKLVRSKKNRIFLGVLGGIAEYLEVDPTIVRLIFVVLFAVNPGVMTLAYLLAALVMPEESSEEEGTDLGKKLEDVIKEAGESLDAVVHEDSTSRIVALVLILLGAILLVDSAFRVLPVVGFKTLLAVVLLVIGVVLLKEGE
- a CDS encoding family 4A encapsulin nanocompartment shell protein, whose product is MRGDLIRILSSVEEKANELKLEGFEPDVVLVGKEAYEFIKEQVNEEFGGDEEVLELSGLRVRILEELGGDAVVVDTKALGYAPAARRFRVVQ
- a CDS encoding DUF2391 family protein translates to MMSPEPEQEVIELEKLSQKIDGISRQLQAIKEADEKKNEPDTLGWDDITQEIIGAVTFALPFLFTGELWDVAKAISPERAIVIFLLTLGIAYLFLVKSRLGNMKREELFHLPKRLISVSVISYTISALLIYLYDINGVAHFTPVQYLNATVIVSAFAVIGAIAVDMVK